In the genome of Pediococcus claussenii ATCC BAA-344, one region contains:
- a CDS encoding HAD family hydrolase, translating to MSKYQVVMFDLDNTLLKTEQASIAALTQALNEDGVKVKASAIRKLMGIPGLEMAKRLGSFEPTKTINRFNQLIGKKVDLIETYDGIKQMITALGDSSLEFGIVTSKLKEVYDAEMPHFPEINAIKKVVYSDDTKEHKPNPEPIEFALENKFDHISVNNALYVGDSLFDMQAAHAAHVDFANAHWGALPNDDFSDAEYILNHPSELLKIVND from the coding sequence ATGAGTAAGTATCAGGTAGTAATGTTTGATTTGGATAATACATTGTTGAAAACGGAGCAAGCTTCAATTGCAGCTTTAACACAGGCGTTAAATGAAGATGGCGTAAAGGTAAAGGCTAGCGCGATTCGCAAATTGATGGGGATTCCTGGATTAGAAATGGCAAAAAGGTTAGGTTCGTTTGAACCAACAAAAACGATCAACCGGTTTAACCAGTTGATCGGTAAAAAAGTAGATTTGATTGAAACATATGATGGTATAAAACAGATGATTACTGCCTTGGGAGATTCCTCGTTGGAGTTTGGAATCGTTACTTCGAAATTAAAAGAGGTTTACGATGCAGAAATGCCACATTTTCCTGAAATTAATGCCATTAAAAAAGTGGTTTACTCGGATGATACCAAGGAACATAAACCTAATCCTGAACCAATTGAATTCGCCCTAGAAAACAAGTTTGATCATATCAGTGTTAATAACGCATTGTACGTTGGTGATTCTTTATTTGATATGCAGGCGGCACATGCAGCACACGTAGATTTTGCAAATGCACACTGGGGTGCTCTGCCCAATGACGATTTTTCAGACGCGGAGTATATCTTGAACCATCCAAGTGAATTGTTAAAAATAGTTAATGACTAA
- a CDS encoding CPBP family intramembrane glutamic endopeptidase, which translates to MQKRLITISKNILILLGTFVVYQVAMLPQIIAEYVANIEIVKVILAVMYIAAAGATILLLWQIYQYLLQRNRSQAGIEPFTKKTLYFMVLILALWALFMFCSAWYSKWIGGGQTPENQQIINDLIRKLPVWTFFDVVIFGPISEELIFRGIFFELFFKSEKNWVQALGILVNGILFGSLHDTGSAFPIYAIMGCLLAFTYVKTKDIRCSMFVHILNNFISYI; encoded by the coding sequence ATGCAAAAAAGGTTGATAACCATTAGCAAGAATATTTTGATTCTATTGGGAACTTTTGTGGTTTATCAGGTTGCAATGCTCCCGCAAATTATAGCTGAATATGTTGCTAATATTGAAATTGTAAAAGTTATTTTGGCGGTAATGTATATTGCTGCAGCGGGTGCTACGATACTCTTGCTATGGCAAATATACCAATATCTACTCCAACGTAATCGTTCACAAGCTGGAATCGAACCTTTTACCAAGAAAACGCTTTATTTTATGGTTTTGATTTTAGCACTTTGGGCGCTATTTATGTTCTGCAGTGCTTGGTATTCTAAATGGATTGGTGGAGGGCAAACTCCTGAAAATCAACAGATTATTAATGATCTGATTCGTAAATTACCAGTATGGACATTTTTTGATGTAGTAATTTTTGGACCAATTTCTGAGGAATTAATTTTCAGAGGCATATTTTTTGAATTATTTTTTAAAAGCGAGAAAAATTGGGTTCAAGCTTTAGGAATTCTGGTAAACGGAATTTTATTTGGAAGTTTGCATGATACAGGATCGGCCTTTCCTATCTACGCAATAATGGGTTGTTTACTTGCATTTACGTACGTAAAAACAAAGGACATTCGTTGTAGCATGTTTGTTCATATATTGAATAATTTTATTTCGTATATTTAA
- a CDS encoding MATE family efflux transporter, translating to MNSVLTKGNPIRGIIIFSIPLLLGNIFQQIYTISDTLIVGRVVGVSALASVGATNGLTFLIIGFAQGMTTGLSIITAQHYGAGDGRGVKKSFASSIWICIFTTIILTTLSVIFARPLLILMQTPKPLLDGASTFLTIICGGLGATMFFNLFSNMLRALGNSRAPLFFLIIACIINVVLDIILIVFLHMGIAGAGIATVSAQLVSVFLCWFYIRKNVPFLTVEKNEMNIDWNGIRKQINIGLPMGFQASIIAIGSIILQVSLNELGPQAIAAYTAAGKVDQLAVQPMMSLGITMATFTAQNYGAGYFKRILVGIRQCLVTSIGYSVVVGGLIILNSHFLVNLFIGNSEQHITDLAHQYFVIVSSSYFLLAILFVIRYTLQGLGKSFAPTMAGIAELISRVIVGIAVVPVFGFFGACFANPLAWIGSNLVLGWSYIQTVRSIRKRI from the coding sequence ATGAATAGTGTTTTAACAAAGGGAAATCCAATACGTGGAATAATTATTTTTAGCATTCCATTGTTATTAGGAAATATATTTCAGCAAATTTATACGATTTCAGATACATTAATTGTTGGACGGGTAGTCGGTGTATCGGCGTTGGCATCGGTTGGAGCAACTAATGGGCTAACTTTTTTAATTATTGGGTTTGCACAAGGAATGACAACAGGATTATCAATCATTACAGCACAGCATTATGGGGCTGGTGATGGTCGCGGGGTGAAGAAGAGTTTTGCAAGTAGTATCTGGATTTGTATATTTACGACTATCATATTAACAACATTAAGTGTCATATTTGCACGACCGTTGTTAATACTGATGCAAACACCAAAACCACTATTAGACGGTGCTTCAACATTTTTAACCATCATATGTGGAGGATTGGGAGCGACAATGTTCTTCAATTTATTTTCTAATATGCTACGAGCCTTAGGAAATAGTAGAGCACCGCTTTTCTTTTTAATCATCGCATGTATAATTAACGTAGTTTTAGATATTATTTTAATTGTCTTCTTGCATATGGGAATTGCTGGTGCTGGTATCGCTACGGTGTCAGCTCAGTTAGTTTCTGTTTTCCTATGTTGGTTTTATATTCGTAAAAATGTTCCATTTTTAACCGTGGAAAAAAATGAGATGAACATTGACTGGAATGGGATTCGAAAACAAATCAATATTGGATTACCGATGGGATTCCAAGCATCAATCATCGCAATTGGTTCAATTATTTTACAAGTTTCCTTAAACGAATTAGGGCCACAAGCAATTGCAGCGTATACCGCCGCCGGAAAAGTGGATCAGTTGGCTGTTCAGCCCATGATGTCACTAGGGATAACAATGGCAACTTTTACAGCACAAAACTATGGCGCTGGATATTTTAAAAGAATTTTAGTTGGAATTAGGCAATGTTTAGTAACCTCAATTGGATATAGTGTGGTAGTTGGTGGATTAATAATTTTAAATAGCCATTTTTTAGTTAATTTATTTATTGGGAATTCTGAACAGCATATCACTGATTTAGCGCACCAATATTTTGTGATTGTTAGTTCTAGTTATTTTTTACTAGCTATCTTATTTGTGATTAGGTATACATTACAGGGACTCGGTAAGAGTTTTGCTCCAACCATGGCTGGAATTGCCGAACTAATTTCACGGGTGATTGTTGGTATTGCGGTTGTACCAGTTTTTGGCTTTTTTGGGGCATGTTTTGCGAACCCCCTAGCATGGATTGGGTCAAACTTGGTATTGGGATGGTCGTACATTCAAACGGTACGTTCTATTCGTAAGCGCATTTAA
- the rpsN gene encoding 30S ribosomal protein S14 has protein sequence MAKKSKIAKANKIQATVDRYAEVRTELKAARDYTALSRLPRNASPTRIHRRDGFDGRPRGYMRKFNMSRLTFRKLALAGQIPGVKKASW, from the coding sequence ATGGCAAAAAAATCAAAAATTGCAAAAGCAAATAAAATTCAAGCAACTGTTGATCGTTACGCTGAAGTACGTACAGAGTTGAAAGCAGCTCGAGATTATACAGCATTGAGTCGTTTACCACGAAATGCATCGCCAACAAGAATTCATCGTCGTGATGGATTTGACGGACGACCTCGTGGATATATGCGAAAGTTCAATATGTCACGATTAACTTTTAGAAAATTAGCTTTGGCTGGACAAATTCCTGGCGTAAAAAAAGCAAGCTGGTAG
- a CDS encoding putative metal homeostasis protein: MEKTDLSTARRMLKSTNIKTKKRGLRVIKAVKKQTVRVK, encoded by the coding sequence ATGGAAAAAACAGATTTAAGTACAGCACGTCGTATGTTAAAAAGTACTAATATCAAAACAAAGAAACGTGGTCTGAGAGTGATTAAGGCCGTGAAAAAGCAAACTGTTCGCGTTAAATAA
- a CDS encoding MarR family winged helix-turn-helix transcriptional regulator: MDESKDTRLFFNLVGIMKMARRTPMSGFDPMHHHEGGPHGYGKQRVLKVLHDKDNITQSEIAEILDVRPSSVSEMLGKLEKNDLIVRKQDENDKRITRVQLTDRGRKFFEEQHAHFNSQNSPFGELFDVLDEDEKDQLLSLTDKVIGSLKDKGEDQFNGMGDPRNIMNRHHRHGDDRRGFGFKW; this comes from the coding sequence ATGGATGAAAGTAAAGATACAAGATTGTTTTTTAACTTGGTTGGAATAATGAAAATGGCACGGCGAACACCAATGAGTGGGTTTGATCCTATGCATCATCACGAGGGTGGACCACATGGCTATGGTAAGCAACGTGTATTGAAAGTTTTGCATGATAAAGATAATATTACTCAATCAGAAATCGCTGAAATCTTAGACGTAAGACCTTCATCAGTTTCTGAAATGCTAGGTAAACTTGAGAAGAACGACTTGATTGTTCGCAAACAGGATGAGAATGACAAGAGAATTACACGTGTTCAATTGACGGACAGGGGTCGCAAATTCTTTGAAGAGCAACACGCACATTTTAATAGTCAAAATAGTCCTTTTGGCGAGTTGTTCGATGTTTTGGATGAAGATGAAAAGGATCAATTATTAAGTTTAACCGATAAAGTGATTGGCAGTCTCAAGGACAAGGGTGAAGACCAATTTAACGGTATGGGTGATCCGAGAAATATTATGAATCGTCATCATCGTCATGGAGATGATCGCCGCGGATTTGGGTTTAAGTGGTAA
- a CDS encoding DUF3899 domain-containing protein has product MKNMWNKITFGIVVIAVLVAIFVKPVILASNILFIFGIICVLAAVCVILADSKLFMGFWIRKQKRNSDWIDSKLEQEDKDLRKIASRKNEPIRFKPVTRFLLVIGVLTIALSIIITLV; this is encoded by the coding sequence ATGAAAAATATGTGGAATAAAATAACATTTGGAATAGTAGTGATTGCCGTTTTAGTTGCCATTTTTGTAAAACCGGTTATTTTGGCGAGCAACATATTATTTATCTTCGGTATTATTTGTGTGTTGGCGGCGGTATGTGTGATTTTAGCTGATAGTAAGTTATTTATGGGCTTCTGGATTCGAAAACAGAAACGTAATTCGGATTGGATCGATTCCAAATTAGAACAGGAAGACAAAGATTTAAGAAAAATTGCTTCACGGAAGAACGAGCCAATCAGGTTTAAACCGGTGACGCGTTTTTTATTGGTAATAGGGGTGCTTACAATTGCGCTGAGTATCATTATTACCTTGGTTTAG